Genomic segment of Engystomops pustulosus chromosome 8, aEngPut4.maternal, whole genome shotgun sequence:
ATTTCTGTTTTTGGGGTGTATGGTGTTCTTTCTCCCCGATGGTATCCCCTCGGGACATAGGTATCTCTAGGTATGAAAGGTCTCCTTGGAGTATAATTTCTCCTTCCATCATCCATAAAACCATTATAGGCAACACTTTGATGTAAATAGTTTCTCCTATATTCCCCTCTCCATTTGTTATTTTCATACCTTCCATCATTTCTATATCCTCCATAGTTAGCATGATTATTTTTATTCCCTTTCATGTATTCCGTTTTTTTATTTTCCACTGTTCTCCACCCATGATCTGACTGGTTGCCTAGTTCCTCATTATGCAAAGGATTTTTCCCATTCGTATCCCTAACTGTGTCTATGCTGGTTATGACATTGTTCTTCTTttgccatttatatacatttttttcattgtagTCTGTTTTAACCTTTaacaactttttatatttttttgctttcACCTCTTgctccatttttttaatatttctttggCAGACATCAGAAAATTCTATGTAGTCATCCAGGCCCTTAAAGGGTTCCAATTTCTGCTTATATTCCTCTATATCTATTATTTATCTTCTCTAGCTTTCTTTTGCGTACCTCAATTATGAATCTCATAACACTGAATGAGCATTGGTTAAGTATTTTTTCCTAGGCTGTGTGTTCCTGGATGTCCCTACTATCAGTGTTTAAAGGTAGCTGCCATCTTAAACCATCAGGGATCAATTCCTCTTTTAGGAAATTTTCTAGTGATGCAATGTCCCACATAACATTTAATTCCTTAGCCatcaaaaattctaaatttttaaaatttgtttccaAATCATCTGTCTTCAAACAGCTTTCCATTTGTGTCTGGAAAAAATTAGGGAATTCAGATAAATTGGAAATTCGAAACTCAAAAATATCCATTCCCACAAAGTATGTTCCAATAATCTAGTGTTCTGCTGCCACAAGCTGTTCAGAATTAAGAATAAGGCAGAATAAACCACAGAAACTCACACATACGATACAAAAACAcagattaatacctttaaaatacAAAATTCAACAATATCTGGAGTGCAATACACCTGCTGGATCAGATTGTAAAAaccaatatatatagatatataaatatacgGACCCCAAAAATCCctgtaatatattttttgccAAAGATACATAAAAGTGTGGATAACCCCCCAGGCAGACCTATAGTTTCGGGTATTAACTCGGTAACTAGTCGCCTGGGGGAATACATTGATTATTTTCTCCAACCATTAGTTAAAAATATGAAATCGTACCTTAGAGATTCACAATACCTTATAGACCTGCTAAAAAATCTGGATCTTGGGAATATGGATAATGTTATACTATGCTCATGTGATGTTTCATCACTGTACACGTCCATTCCACAGGACCTTGGAGTATCAGTGATTAAGGAAAGACTAGACCAAAGCCAAAACATGGAGGGGATAAAGAAAAAATTTATAGTAGAGGGTATAGAtttttgtttaaaacataattacTTTTGGTTTGATGACAATTTCTTTTTACAATTAGATGGGACGGCGATGGGGGCAAAGTTTGCCCCGTCGTTTGCGAATCTATATATGGAGAAATGGGAAGAGGAGTATATATATGGCTTAGGGAAtatgtataaagaaaatataatactCTACAAAAGGTTTATTGATGATTGTATCATTATATGGAGGGGGGATGATGATACTTTGGATACTTTTATAAAATCTTTGAATAACAACCAATATAACCTAAAATTCACGTATGAGAAGGGAAACGATAGTATTTGCTTTTTAGATCTAGAACTCTTTAAAGAGGAAACAAAAATAAAGAGTAGAAATTACTTCAAACCCATTGAcgtgaatagctatatacagttTGATAGCTGTCATTACAAGCCTTGGATTCAGAACATTCCCGCAGGACAGTTTAGAAGAGTTGAGAGAAATTGTATGAATAGAGAGGATAGGATAACACAATTAGAAATTGTTAGGCAAAGATTCAGGGAAAGGGGTTATCCCGAGAATTTATTAGTGAACAAAATGGAGGGCACCCTAAAGGAGAATACAAAATGCAAGGGAGGGGAAGAAGAGGATAAAAAGATTATGGAACCTATATTTATCACAAGATATTCAAAAGAGGCTTTAGGTCTAAAATCGATTATGCAAAAGTATTGGCACATCATATGTGGAGATCCTGTTTTGGGTCGGGTGTTGCAATCAAAACCAAAAGTGGTGTTCAGAAAAGCCCCCTCATTAAAAGATTTATTAACTAACAGTTATATAAAGAAATCAAAACCAAAGGAAAAAGGGAGTCATACGGGTTTCTACCATTGTGGAAGATGTAAACCATGTAGAGACACTAAGGGTAGTCGAAATGAAAGAGGAGAAAAGAACGTCGTAGAAATAAATGGtcagaaaataaaaatgcatGAACATATGAATTGCGATTCCTGTAATGTAATTTATGCCCTTAAATGCCCATGTGGCTTGGGATATATAGGGAGAACTGGACGAAAATTAAAAACCAGAATAGGAGAACATATTAGGAATATCAGAAAAGGGGTAATGACACACAGTGTTTCAGCACATTTCAAAAAAGCACATCAATCCAACCCAGAGAAACTACAATTTTGGGCAATTGAAAGAATATTTCCACATTGGAGGGGGGAACATTTAAGCACTGTACTAAGCAGGAGAGAGAGTCAGTGGATATATAAGCTGGGTACGTTAACACCAGGAGGTATGAATATAGACTttgaattaaaatgttttttgagaGACACATAAATATTTTTGCCTAGCAATATATCTATTGGAGTATAGGGATATGGTAGAAGTACTAGATTTCACTATATGCACCAAGGTCTATGGGTTTTGAGTGACACATTGTTTGAATGTGTCTAAGTAGATGCAGGGATATATAAATtggacctagttcacactgaaGCACTTCAACATTTGAATAGAGATATAGGTGgggacctagttcacactgatATAGGTAGGGACCTAGTCCACATTGAAGCACTTTAACACTTCAACAGTGATATAGGTAGGGATAAAAAAGCACTTTTACAAAAATATAGGTAGAAATGAATGAAGCACTTTATCTAATGCACTTTAATATTCGCTTAGTATCATGATGGGTAGACGTAAAGGAATTTAGTTTTATAATGTAGCACTAGACATTAAGGATGTCTGTGATCACAGGTTGTAAAAATAGGAATATGTGCAAAATGTATTTGTAGTAATCTTTGTATtaagaaaatatgtatataaaagtaaaaaatgtttttctgttaCTAATACGCTAGAGTTTATACAACATCTCTAGCTCAACATCTCCCAGACACAATGAAAACaaaagaaggttttttttttttttgtttttttttttgttttttctttctccAACTCCCTATGTAATGAGTGAAGCACATTTTTGGGTTAATTGGGTAATACCCACGTGACTTTGAATGACAGGTTGAGGGGCTTGGCTCAGCACTCCCTGTGATTGGAGGATAGTTTGAAAACAGAGATTGCCCTCCAGGTGGTTTGGAGAAACTAGCAAACATGGATTTTTTTAGcctgatgtgtatgtatgcttaaagtgttttccttatttagataccttgttcaaatcagatgtattccgtgttccttgttttttttttttttttttaaatgtatgttttttaaatgtatgtgatttatgtatgaaattgaaaatgtattttatggagaaacagttttgtataaataaagctagaggacggacgctaatcatgccccagaagaagcacagaggcgaaaccctgggtcgggcaaggattggcgtcctcgtggagtcatttgtgatatgcgcattttttatctacatatgtgagtagaactggaaataaaagttttaaaagtttgaaactgtctacactatgtctggatatgtctcttatatgcagtgagtggaggagactaggacaggagtgaaaatattgacggtttctggtctgaatggtgacttatccctgaaagtgatcccttgtgtttggtgcacaaataaggaggaaacctacatggatcgtctttttcgtttttgagctccggtcacaaaagagtttcttctactggattattgaatagtggatgtttgctggatccatctaggaccgttaaggacagctcataagagggaaggtgcagcaccacgcaattttttTGTTGGTTAATGCAATAACTAAACTGACAGACATTTTATTTGTAGCTAAGTTTGTAAAAATCAGATTGTAGAAAGAAACCAGCATTGAGAAAGGGAAAGGTACCCTAAATGTTGCTACATGAATGTTAACATGTTGTCTCCAGACCTAGATATTGCTCTGCTTGGTTTGTAGCAGATATCTCTGAAAAACAAGGTATGAaatagaaaaacacaaaaacacaaaatggCCATTTTGAATTAATACTTTAATTGGTGTTTAAAAGTAAAGAGCATTTCTTTTAATTAATGCATATATTGAACTCTTCTGAAAGATCCAATTCTTGGGTTAGAAGCTCCCCAGTCGCTgtatctcctgtactctccaggtCTCAGGTAATACTGACGTCCCCTGTAGTTGGGCTCCTCATAGAACATCCAGTATCCATCATGCACATGGCAGGAGTGAATGTCATGGTAGCGGAATTGCTCATAGACATGAGGACAATCTTCAGTGAACTCCATCATCTGGCCTTTAAAGTCTTCTCTCTCGTACACCCTTAGCCTGAATGGTCCACGATGCTGTGTTTTGGCAAAAGGTATTTTTAGAAAACAATTAATTCAAAATCTTGCACAAATAAGTACGTTGATTGGGAAACTAAAGGGTTAATTTTTACTATACatggctgcagacagtgttagaattctgtataacaaatatctttttttttgtttttagtagcagcggAACTGTGAAAATAtattatattccaggatcgtaGCTGGACTCCTGTTTAAATTCTATTTACTGAATATAACTGAGCCCCTCTTCTCTGCTTTGAGTACAACAGAGATAAGGGATTGGAGAGCAGATCTAAAGAACACCGCAGTTTGAGGAGACTCAGAGCTCCAAATCCCTCTTCCTTTAAGACTCTATTTTATTTGGTGGACATTTCCCATATTTGCCACAATATTTACCTGTGGGGTTACACGGCAGGATCGAATGGAGTCATTGTAACCCATCCATTGCTGGAAGTCAGGATATTCTCCTCTCCTCAGGAAGTATTGGTGTCCTCTGTAGTTTGAATGTTCATAAAGGATCCAGTTTCCGTTCTCCACTCGAATGGAATTGCACCGATTGAAGTATGAAGACAGATCAGTGGAGTCAGAGTTGCACTCATAAGAACGACCCTGGAAGTTTCTGTCTTCGTAGAAGATAATCTAAAATAGAAATGTATATGAATGTTTGgttacattgaaaaaaaaatgtatactaagTGTGGATCCTCTAATAGCAACCAAGCACCATATTTTCAAACTATAATATGTATTTTTTAGCAAGAAAGAATCTTGCTTAAAAAATGCCTGCATCTTATAGTATAAGATAGTAGATAGTATTTATCCTTTTAAAAGGAAACCAATCAAAACACTTGCTGTATTTATATTGGTTTTTAAACTGATGAAGGCATtagtccaatatatatatatatatatatatatatatatatatatattatatattatatataccagcccccagtagtatatagtcagccagctcccagtagaatacagcctgccagccccatttagtatacagcagcccctagtagtatacagcaagcccctagtagtatacagcagcccctagtagtatacagcaagcccctagtagtatacagcagccccaaatagtatacagcaagcccctagtagtatacagcagcccctagtagtatacagcaagcccctgagCTGTGCGTCAGTGAATGATTGTAGCAATGTTGTGTGTTTGATTAAATAGATGTAGCAGGACTGTGTTAGTAAATGGATGTTGCAGAattgtgtgtgtgaatgaatgattgtagcagtgatctgtgtgtatggatgtagcagagatgtgtgtgGTGTTCTTGTGTGTGACCAACAGAGAATTTTTATTTGGTAtcaaatatattttacattttggatAACTAAGTCTGGGGTGTATCTTATACTATCTTGTAAAAATATGGTAATATTTGCATTGGATAATTTTTGTCTGGCTGCCAGGGACATATAGGCAATTAAGGTTTACAAAATATTTCTGAAGACACGTAGTACTAAAGATAAACCATGTGCTTCACTCAATTAAAGatccttttttaatttatagCTTGTGCTTGTGTTTTAAAATTACTGTAAACGGACTCTAGCATGGAAGGTGAAAGTAATATTTCCCAAGTCAGCCCCAGTGATTGCCACGTGAAATGCTGTGTAATATTACACTCCATGGTggacatttatcatagtttttttctgactttttggtataaaaatgttgcataaaaatcatgttttttgtaacattttagtGCTAAAAAAATTGCACTGGTCTTTTCTCACCACACAAAATAGTGacctaaaggggtttgcccatgaaagaaagttctcaaatttttttcccctagtgatgtttacacaataaaaatcatttttaacgcccttactttacaattttactcagtttttttgctgttttagctcctacaactcagtgatggtcagagtaaaatagtgtggacggggactctctaagcagacactttatgattcctacAAGATGTTGTGTGCTAACAATGTTAGATCATCAGGATACAGGGTTTATTTGTACTTTCATTCGCCTGGAGAAGggtctggcatagaaataaacactgcGCAGGCTCCGGCCAGAGCACCAGCATATTATAAATATCCCCTACACAATGAAACAAACTATGTGTTCCTTGAAATGaagtcagagatatatggagataGGGCGTAGGGTTCAAATGCACCGCTCTGGACAAAATTCGGTCACAATAAATAAAACAGAAGTTTCATCACTATGGTCTATAACTTGACTATGTTAATACAAACTAAAGAGCatataaattataaaattttgatttttttgttaTGATTAGCTCTAGGTATTAGCTTCACAAACTGCTTTGAAAACCTAAAGAAAACAAAAGAATATTCAGTCAACTGAAAGGTCCTTTACCTTAACCATCTTGTCTGGTGACCTGCTGCAGTGGTTGTGCACTATTCATGCTACGAGCTGTTTGCTTTTATACATCTAGTACTGCTGATGTATGCATACAGTACAATGCATCGTATGCTGACCCCTTTTCTGTCAACTATAGTAAATGTATAGaccttttgttttgaatattttacaAACTTTTTAAACTCTCTTTTGTACTGATGAATGCAGTTCAATGCATCCGATCTCTGTGGGGCATGTGACCTCTGATCACTAGAAAGAACACAGCATGTTGATAGGAGTGGTACTGCTTCTAGAAGAAAACTCCCATTTGAACTTATTCCGGGCAATCCTTTACAACAACAGGGAACGAGCAAATGCACATGGTATGGTaaattttatttctgtatatttacTGTATACTTGGCAAATTATATAATAAATCCCTAATGTTATCTCCCTATAGAAAGaaaaaatgcactgaagttccacACCTCTTCAAGCTCACAAAAATCACCTCTCCAGGTGTACATCTGATAAAAGGTTCATTTTATTTAAAATGATACTTCATATAAAATAACAGAGTAGGCTGTAGAAACGTAGCACTACCACATATATAAATACTTCAAGAGACGTGTTTGGAGTCTGAACTGGACTCATGATCAGTTGATGACTGACGATAATTCCGATTTAAACTCCAAACACGTCTTTTCAACTATTTTTGAAGCTGTTAGACACATTCCAGATCCTCATGACAGGAACACCATGGGCTGCCCAGATTGTCTAATGCTATCTATATGGTTGTGACGAAAACACAACCAAATGTGGCACAAACATATTTCATATCAAAAGTCCTAAAATATTTAGATTTAGATAATACAGAACTTTCAGGCCTTTTTGAGGGCATACaaaacaaaggggctcatttactaagggtccgtagaGCGCATTTTCCCGATGTTTtctgccgaattgccctgggattttggcgcatcgacgcGACAGAaattcgggggagggggggcgtggcGACAGATTCAGACGCGCAAGGTGTAATatatagaattgtgtcgcaagacacgcacttacatgcaccaggaagaagaaggtgaactctggcggaccttggcacggaagtgacacatgcaggaaaatggacgcacgaccttagtgaatcacggcagacccgaatccttgtcggacaatgcacagcgggatcgcgacaggaccgggtaagtaaatctgccccaatgtgtctaaataTGGAGATCACAGGTTCAAACACAAGGCCTGGCCCGTGGCGTTGTGTTATCTAGCTCTGCCCCTATGCTGCACTCCTCGGGCGGATAGGGGTAGGGTACCTCCGATACTCAACTTTCAACCATAAATCTCCTTCTCTGGTCAAGTGTGGGCCCACTGTACATGTGAGTTCACACTGGAGTAAAGAATAAGACTGCTGATGCTACCTTGGCTACAGGGGAGGCACTGGGGTCACTGTTGACACTGTGGCTGCTGATTAGGCACTGGGGGACAGTGACTGCTGGTGGGGCACTGTGGACACTGGCTGTTAATGAGGCACTTGCGACTGTGACTGCTTGAGGGTACTGTGGACACTGTGGTTTTTGGGAGGGGCAATGTGGCTGCTGGGGCACTGTGCCTGCTAGGGAGGGCACTGTGGATGCTAGGGGAAGGAACTATGACTGCTGAGGGGCACTGTGGGTGCTGGGGAGGCACAGTGAGGGAACTATGGCTGCTGAGGGGGCACTATGTCTcagaatatttttatttaaaaatgtgttcagctttgtggttgtCCTCGAATGGCTGA
This window contains:
- the LOC140074510 gene encoding gamma-crystallin 1-like, encoding MVKIIFYEDRNFQGRSYECNSDSTDLSSYFNRCNSIRVENGNWILYEHSNYRGHQYFLRRGEYPDFQQWMGYNDSIRSCRVTPQHRGPFRLRVYEREDFKGQMMEFTEDCPHVYEQFRYHDIHSCHVHDGYWMFYEEPNYRGRQYYLRPGEYRRYSDWGASNPRIGSFRRVQYMH